In the Helicoverpa armigera isolate CAAS_96S chromosome 28, ASM3070526v1, whole genome shotgun sequence genome, one interval contains:
- the LOC110382008 gene encoding zinc finger protein 2 produces the protein MTAVNNALKSIINGEKDFCCLCLSTIDDKPIGLDDEIVVNINNYDHEIVVSEVLNSLFDEQMCNYISTFDTLCDQCISSAISSYKFKISSERNATYLTNVFDGIANNFEYATDELYDAKSLYVSLNLEDFTSKQYYDTKKISTTRAALRRYRTLDNTPKTNVEDFILKAIKKEEDDEKTERRKRKKHKVDIPTRDMLWDKNNPDLFRCKECFKDYLTVWNLRNHFIRVHAPKVFKCPECPRSYGSAAFLEAHKFESHCTVVCSECGKTFYNRHTLKMHEMGHHLSLVCQDCGRVYKNKSTFKKHIELNVCGQESRAHPSEAKFTCDYCSKKYTQKVSLRVHIQYEHGNYKAHICEWCGKKFWAQSRLKAHIVKHTREKNYPCSTCGRKFVSKESLLYHTRTHTGEKPYKCPHCNSRFLSASRRSDHVKRQHLGATLECDICHSKFNSRTFLIKHKKSHTKPSDSKLNFTYKALESKEVKLNYRDQMKTLLKTEPETKGNLWQMDVVKVVGDSIPGLQKIIESSEANLNQLTRQVYHDEDSQQSEDGKVYLEVSDDTEDYIKILGV, from the exons ATGACGGCCGTAAATAACGCTCTAAAAAGCATCATAAATGGGGAGAAAGATTTTTGCTGCTTATGTCTCAGCACCATAGATGACAAACCGATTGGATTAGACGATGAAATTGTagtcaatataaataattatgatcatGAAATTGTAGTTTCAGAAGTGTTGAACTCTCTTTTTGATGAACAG aTGTGCAACTACATAAGTACATTTGACACATTATGTGATCAATGCATAAGTTCCGCGATAAGTTCgtacaaattcaaaattagcaGTGAAAGAAACGCTACATATCTTACTAACGTATTTGATGGCATCGCAAACAACTTTGAATATGCTACGGATGAGCTATATGATGCGAAATCTCTATATGTCTCACTTAACCTTGAAGACTTCacaagcaaacaatattatgATACAAAAAAGATTAGCACTACAAGGGCAGCATTACGCAGATACCGCACTTTAGACAACACACCAAAAACAAACGTAGAAGATTTTATCCTCAAAGCAATTAAAAAAGAAGAGGATGATGAAAAAACTGAACGAAGAAAGAGGAAAAAACATAAAGTTGATATTCCAACAAGAGATATGCTGTGGGACAAAAATAATCCAGATCTATTTAGGTGTAAAGAGTGCTTTAAAGATTATCTAACGGTATGGAATTTGAGGAACCATTTCATAAGAGTACATGCACCTAAAGTCTTTAAATGTCCAGAATGTCCTAGAAGTTATGGGTCAGCTGCGTTTTTAGAAGCGCACAAGTTTGAAAGTCATTGCACCGTAGTTTGCAGTGAGTGCGGGAAAACTTTCTACAATCGCCATACTCTAAAAATGCATGAGATGGGTCATCACTTGTCTCTAGTTTGTCAGGACTGTGGCCGAGTTTACAAGAATAAAAGCACATTTAAAAAGCATATTGAGCTGAATGTATGCGGACAAGAGTCGAGGGCTCATCCGTCTGAGGCTAAATTCACCTGTGACTATTGCAGCAAGAAATATACTCAAAAAGTTTCTCTTCGAGTTCACATACAGTACGAACATGGGAACTATAAGGCTCATATTTGCGAATGGTGCGGTAAAAAATTCTGGGCACAGAGCAGATTAAAAGCACATATTGTAAAACACACTAGAGAAAAAAACTATCCTTGCTCAACTTGCGGACGTAAGTTTGTCAGTAAAGAGTCTCTTTTGTACCATACAAGGACTCATACTGGTGAAAAACCTTACAAATGTCCGCATTGTAATAGCAGATTTCTTTCTGCTTCTCGTAGATCCGATCATGTGAAACGGCAACACCTAGGTGCAACTCTAGAATGCGATATATGTCACAGTAAATTTAATTCTAGAACATTcctaattaaacataaaaaatcacATACAAAGCCTAGTGATAGTAAACTTAATTTTACTTACAAAGCTTTAGAAAGTAAGGaggtgaaattaaattatagagATCAAATGAAAACTCTTTTGAAGACTGAACCAGAGACAAAAGGTAATCTATGGCAGATGGATGTGGTGAAGGTAGTTGGAGATTCTATTCCTGGTTTACAGAAAATTATAGAATCTAGTGAGGCGAATTTAAATCAATTGACTAGGCAGGTCTATCATGATGAAGACAGTCAACAGTCTGAAGATGGAAAAGTGTATTTAGAAGTATCTGATGATACCGAAGACTATATTAAGATATTAGGAGTATag